Part of the Sporomusa termitida genome, TGGCGTCTTAAACCGGCGTCAATGTAGCAGCGTCCCACTTCGGCGGTTGCGGGCAGATGGTAGCGGCCCTTGAGCAACTCGATTCTGTCATTGTAAGCACAAATCGCTGCCGAACCGACAACAGTTCCCGCTGGTGTAAATACCGCCCACATGTTGCAGTTTTCCGGTTCAAGGTAGGTTTTTCCCAGTCCCCAGACATCGTCAGTAATGGCCACCTGACCTTCCTGGTGGAATAAATCCCGCAGCTGCTTTAACAAAAAGTCCTGTACAGATGCTATGTCTTCAGACCGAATGGGACGGATTACTAAATTCTGCGTAGTCAAGCAAATACCTCCCTATAAGTGTTTAGCCGTTACATTCTTTTTGCAGGTCTACGGCTGCCCGCCTTGTTAGGCTTTAGCCGTCAATTGGGCAATTCTCCTGTTCAGTCCTGGCAGATAAGCCCACAGGAAAAGCGAGCGGCCCAGACTGAATACGATAAACGCCAGCCAAATGCCATGGTTGCCCAGGGTGGGAACGGCCAGCCACAGGCAGATGAAATAAGTGATCAAAGAATATACCAGTGAATTACGGACCGGCGCCGCCGCCGTTGCCCCCACAAAAACCCCGTACAGCTCCAGCCCCCAGAAAGCGGCCAGGGGAAACAGGGCTAGCCAGAAACTATATTGCAATGCGACCTGCTGGACATCAGCCAGGGTGGTAAACATTTGAATCAGAGGAATTCTAAACATTACTATCATTGCTGCCAATACAACTGCGGTAGCGCCGCCCCAGATGGCTGTCAGCTTAACGGTTTTGCCATATAGCGCCTCATTTTTCTCGCCAATTGCCTGACCTACCATAACAGTACCGGCATTGGCAAATCCGCTCAGGAAGTAGGCCATCACAAAATGCAGCTGCAATAAAACGGCATTGGCCGCCAGAATGGTGTCCCCGTACCGCAGGCCGTAAGCCGCCAGGCAATTGTAAACAGTCAGCAGACAGGCTGTTCTGATAAACAAATCCCGGTTTACTTTCATCATGTGGATCAATGCCGCCGGATCAACAATCATTTTTACTGAAAGCTTCGCCAGTGTAATAGCCCTGCTTTGTAATAAAATGGCTGCACTCAGCAGAAAAGCCGCAATCTCGGCAATCAGCGTTGCCGCCGCTACCCCCCCGGCCGCCCAGCCGAAGCCGGCGACAAACAATATTGCCAGCACCATATTCAGCACATTCATAAAAACCTGCAAAGCAAGCGAAAGTTTTACTTTCGCCATTCCCATCAGCCAGCCGACAATGACATAATTGCCCAGCGTAAACGGCGCGCTCCAGATGCGGATATGATAATAGGCGGCGGCAATCTCGCCCACTGTCTCATTCGGCGCCAGCAGGGTAAATGAGATCTGCTTTATCGGCCACTGCAGAGCAACAATCACCAGCCCGAGGCCAATAGCAATCAGCAGCGGCCTTAACAATGCCAGCGTAATCGCCTGTTTATCTCCGCTGCCGCTGGCTTGGGCACTAAACCCTGAAGTGCTGACACGTAAGAAACCCAGAACCCAGTATAATGTGTTAAAAATAAGCACCGCGATGGAAACACCACCAATGTAGGCGGCCTGCGGGAGCCTGCCCATAATTGCCGTATCGACGACCCCCAGCAGCGGTGTGGTTAGTGTGGCAATGGTCAACGGTATGGCCAGAGCCATGAAGTTTTTATGATCAGCCAGGCCAATCACAGTTGTTGTTTTTTCCTGCATTTGTGCTCCTTACTGTCGGTGTAATCAAATAAATATCCCAATGCATTGACTGCCTTGGGATAAAATAAGCACAAAAAAACTATTGCACAAATCTCCTCCCTATCGTTCGCAGGTAATAACGGTGATTGACATATAGGCAGTTCTCCTGGCTCTGGATCATCGCTCCTCCAAACCTTCCCAAAACAAAACGTTTCAGTGGCATTTCTTGGAATTGCTCTCCCATTACAGTGGCGGGACCGCGCCGGCTTTCAACCGGACTTCCCTATTAAGCCCTCTCGGGCACCTATATCGTAGTTATGGAGTTTTCAGCGCAGATAATGTATATAATTATGTAAGACACTTGTATAAAAGTATTGCATAAAAAGGCTAAATTTGTCAAGAGCCTGCTCCGCTGCCAATTAGTCATAACTATTTTCCGACAGATCAAAGAGACTTGATGACTTGGGGAAATATAGCCAGTGCTCTAATCATGTAAAAAAGACTGTATGTGGCCATACAGTCATAGAAAAATTAACTAGCTGCCTATACCTATATATAACGTAAAAACCTTGTTCTAGCAGCTACAAGCAGTTATCCTGACTTTATCATAAATTTGTCTAGAACTGCTTCAGGCCCCTGCCTTTTTGTACCTTTAACAAAGTATTAAAGCAATCAATAAGGTTAGAACAATCAGAATCACAAGCCCCAGCCATACCTGCCAGCTTTCAAAATTATGAATAGCTGCGAAACCATTTACAGCCCCCTTGGTTTTTCGGCCGACATCATCAATCGTAGTTTTAATTTTTTCTATATCCATCTTAATACCTCCATATTATGTTATTTTATTATATTCACATTGCATTAGAGCCGTTTGTAAAAAGTTAAAATTTTTTCGCGGGGAAAAAAGTCTCTGCCTGCCTTCCTAAGCAGGGAACAGCACCGGCCCAATCCCTATGAATGTGTGGGTTTGTCACAGGCTTTAGCACAGCCGCCAGCAATAGAGCCAATCAGTATATCAAGCGAGCCTATCCTTTGTCCGTGAAAGCATTTACGGTATCAGCCGCTGAACTGAATTTCAGTTACCGGCGCCAGCAAGAATAAAGCGGACATGACACTACACCTGCCTTTCTATTGCCTGCGACTCATGGTATAATGAAGTCACTGAAGGCATTACGGGAGGGACTTGGTGTGAGCGAGCAGTTAAATCAGATTCAATCCATGATGGAACAGCTCATCAAAATGGTAGGCAGTAATAACGCAGCCCTTGAGGAGCTACGCCAGGATACGAAGGCATCTGTTGAGGGATTACGCCAGGAATTGAAAGAGACGAAAGCCGAATTAAAGACCGACATAGCTGCACTTGACGCCAAGGTGGAACAATACGGACAAGTCCAGCAGCAGGACGTGTATCATCTTCTGGCGCATATCGACAAGAAAACTGACTCCATAATGGCCACCCAGACAACCCAGGGAGAATCCATTAACATCCTGGTCATGCGCCAATTGCAGATGGAAGCGGAAGTCGCCGCCAGCAAGAAAGCTAAATAGCAATTACGTGTACAGGGGCTGTCATACTAGAGTACCGGCTTCTATTCATTCATAAAGAAGATTAACCAATCGATGGTGTGCCCAAACTGCCAAAAATAAAAAAAGCTCCACATCGTGTGTGAAGCCTTAAGCTGGTTCAGCTCTCCGGTTCAATCCTCTTCCAGTTCATGTTGATGATATAAATAGTCCGTGTCCGGGGTCAGGCCTCACACTTCACACAATTGTTGCTTAATCTTCTCTGCCTGGCGTGGTGTCATCATGACAAAACCACAATTGCTATATCTTCCTAGCCTACAGCCTAGTGCCCACCTATGGCTAACTTCGATGACGTACTTCTATAATACATATTTCTTTTGCGAGTTCATTTAATTTTTCTGATATATTAACAATATGATTTTTATCTAAATTTGCATCCCACTCGTCTAACAATAGTAGTTGAAGCTTGCCGCTTCTTTTTATCTCATCTAATGACTCTATGGTTTTTTCGCCGGTGGATAAGTTTTTATTAGAACTGAATTCAAAAAACATATCAGAATGAGGCGGTAACAGGACAGCTTTTTCGCTTAACTGTTCCTTAATCAGGGCCAGAAGTGACGATTTTCCTGTACCATTATCGCCTCGTAGAGTAATTCTTCCCGGACTAAAGTCTTGAGTAATATCTTGTATGGAATTCATAGAAGCAATAGTAATAATCGTATTGTCTTTTTCAGCCTTAATCCGATTCCAGGAAATAGTGCCACCATTTATAGGTTCGGTAATAATCAAGGCTGATTTTAATCCCTCAAGCCGCGTTTTTAAACTATTCCAACGCGATGCATAAGCTACAATTGCAGTCACATGAAAAATGGTTATAACTTGCCGGGGAAATGTAGCAATAAGCATACTTAGGAATACTTCATTTCCTATATTTTGATATATTAACCACACCCAAGTACCAATTATCGGCAATAAGACAAGAAACATGGAAATTACGGTTGTCAGTTCACTAAAAAGTACAGATTTCAAAGCTGACGTATTCGCTTTGTTATGTTTATCGATAAAATAATTTTTCCATAAATGTATATTTAATTGATTGCCAATTAAAATGGAGTCCCAGGCTGGTAACAATGATTGCATCATAGCTGTTCGGTCTGCTTGGGCCTGTTTGGCGGAAGCAGTTACCAGCGGTTTTAGACTTTTAACAGCAATAGTAATTAACGGAATCGTTATGGCATAAGCAAGCATCAACTTTTTATCAATAATAAAACCAAGAATACCTATGTTAAAAACAATATTAAAAAGAGTAGTGAGTACACTGATAATAAACCCCACGAATTCATTGATTACCAACCATGCCTCATTATTTAAATAAGGCTGTCGTTCTTGTTTGAATTCGATATTAGTTCTTAATTGGGCTCTGCCCCTAAAAGAAACTGTAAACATATCAACATACTTTCTAAAAGAACTAAAAATAGCTTTGCTCTGAAAGTAAGCCGTTCCGGGACCTGGAATATATATTAAAGATAACGATAGTATAAATAGCACCAACCATAATGAAAAATCTTGTTTTAATACGACTGCTTGACTCAATTTAACTATCCATAAGGTTGAAGATGCGAGTATTGCTTGTAGGATAAGAATGCATAGTATCATTAAACAAAAACTTTTATTAACAAAAATAAACATATTAAATTTTTTCATTTTAGGCATGTACTCCTAACCAAAATAAAAAAGTTCTTTACTGCCAGCGAGCAGCATAATCTATGGGATTGAGTTTTCAAGTTGGCAAAGCTGATTATTTTGCGATAATCTTTTGATTAGTTTATAACTTTGATAATATAATGGCGGTTTTTGCTGTACCAAGTTATTGGTTTATATTGAATATTCTTATATAATTTTCCTTCCTGAAATTATAAAATATTACTGTTATTGTCTAATTATTTAAATTTAATAATAGAAAATATAATATTAAAGTATACTCCTATCTTGACGTCAAGTTTATCCTAGCTTTGCGTCAAAATAGGGTCATTTTTAATCTTCCTGCTACATTTTTGCTACACTGGCTTGAAAAATGGCTCGAAAAAGCCAAAAAATAAAAAGGCCTGCAATTCTGCAGACCCTTGATTTATCTGGGGTTATCGATATTTTTTATCTGGTCGGAGCGACACGACTTGAACGTGCGGCCTCTACCACCCCAAGGTAGCGCTCTACCAAGCTGAGCTACGCCCCGACATTTGTCTGCCAGGATTTACATGTTATGCTGCCTGACTGACAAAGTCTATTTTACTCAATTTGGAGGCAGTTGTCAACATGTTTAATTAAATATTTTATGGAAACTACGGACAGGGTTATATTGTAAAATCATTAAATAATGACTGCACCTTGTTCATCAATGGCTAGAACCTGGTATCTTGCCGGTACCTTATGGATATTAAATGCTTTGACCATTGCCTTGCCTACCTCGTCGGAATCATCGGCCGTAAAAGCCAGTAAACACGGTCCGGCACCACTCAGCGCTGCTCCTAGTGCCCCCGTTTGGCGGGCAGCGGCCAGTACCTGGGCCATACCGGGAATAAGTTGTTCGCGGTACGGCTGATGCAGCCGGTCCTCCAGGGCGTGGCTCAGCAGTTTCAGCTCGCCGGTACACAGGGCGCCGATTAAGAGCGCCGTGCGGCTGACATTAAATACTGCATCGGCAAATGGCACCGAATCAGGCAGTACCTTGCGGGCCGCCTTGGTAGAGAGATTAAATTCCGGGATTACAGCCACCATCGAAAATGCCTTAGCGGGCTGCAGGCGCAGATATTTAGCATTGCCGCTGTCCATAATGCTGACCGTAATGCCGCCAAAAATGGCTGGCGCAACATTGTCAGGATGGCCTTCAATAGCGGTAGCCATACCCAGGATATCCTCTTTGGTAAGGGTGTTACCGGTAAGTTCGTTAGCCGCCACTAAGCCGCCGACGATTGCTGCCGCACTGCTGCCCAAACCCCGGGCGAGGGGAATGTTGTTAACCATTTTCAGATGGATGCCGTTTAGTTTGCAACCGGTTTTGGCCAGTACCATTTGAATGGCTTTTACGGCAACATTAGAGCCATCGGCTGGAATTGCTCCGGCTCCCTCCCCCATTACAGCCAGCGAGATACCACCTTGATCGTTGAGAGTAAGTTCCAAATCATTATATATTGTACATGCTATGCCAACAGCGTCAAATCCCGGACCGCAGTTAGCGGTTGTGCCCGGCACCCGGACTTTCACTGTATTTGCCATGGTATCGCCACCTTTTGACCCTATGAAATCTCTGCTGCTTCGACTCTGATTACATTACCTATTTTACTTACAACCGACATGCCAAGTAAGGTGTTCATAGCCAGACGGATGTTTTCATCAGTTACCCGGTAGGTGATCAAGACAAGCTCTGTGGAACGCTCTACTTTTCGTTTTTGAATAACCGAATGCAGGCTGACCTGCTGGGCACCAAAAGCCCCGGCAATCGCCGCCAGTACACCTGGTTTGTCTTCGACCAGCAGCCTGATGTAGTAGGGTGATTCGGTTTTACTGACAGGATAAACCGGTTTTTGCTCAAAGCAGGTGCATAATATTCTACTGCTGACCTTGTGGCGGATATCGCGGGCCACATCGATAATATCGGCAGTAACCGCGCTGGCTGTCGGCATTTCACCGGCCCCGCGGCCGTAGAACATTGTCTCGCCTACTGCGTCACCCTTAACAAATATTGCATTGAAAACATCGCTGACTGCCGCCAGCGGATGGCTCATCGGCAGGAACGCCGGATGTACCCTGACGTTAATACCGCGCTCATCCTGTTTGGCAATCGCCAGTAACTTGATAATAAAGCCAAGTTCCCGGGCATATTCGATATCTTCGATCGCAATATTTGTTATGCCTTCAACATGGACATCCTCCAGTGTAACCCTGGCACCAAAGCCGATTGATGCCAGGATGGCAAGCTTGCGGGCCGCATCAAAACCACCGACATCAGCGGTCGGATCAGACTCTGCATAGCCTTTGGCCTGAGCCTCGGCCAGTACATCGGCATAATCCATTTTTTCCTTGGTCATCTTCGTCAGCATATAATTGGTGGTGCCGTTAACAATGCCCATAATCTCAGTAATCTGGTTTGCCGCCAGACATTGTTTAAGCGGACGGATGATAGGAATGCCGCCGCCCACACTGGCTTCAAACAGCAAATCCGTATGGTGGGCCTCGGCTGCTGCAAACAACTCCCGTCCATATTTGGCGACAACATCCTTATTTGCCGTTACTACATGCTTACCAGCTTTTAGCGCTGCCAGCATATAGTCTTTAGACGGTGTTTCCCCCCCCATGACCTCGGCCACGATCATGATCTCCGGATCGTTTAGTATCTCATCAAAATTTGTGACTAACTCGGCCTCTGTTTTTACATTTCTGACTTTGTCGGGGTTTTTTACAAGTATTTTTTTTACAATTACCGGCGCGCCCACTTTTTGTTCAATATTGTGGGCATTACTCGCCAGTATTTTTACAACACCGGTACCGACAGTCCCCATTCCCAATAAAGCAATATGAATGGCATTCATAGTTTTCCTCCTAAGCCTGCCCCAAAACTTCCAGCCTCTTTACCCCATCTACCATTCGTAATTTGTCAAGCATAGCCTCCAAATCAATTGCCAGATCAGCTGTCTCGATGGATATGGCGGCATTGGCGACTCCCTGCAGCGGGATACCCTGATTAATTGTCAATACACTGCCGTGTTCATTGGCAATTGTGTTTAAAACACGGGAAAGTACACCTGATTTGTGCTCAAGCAATAAAGCCAGGGTAACGATTTTTTCTTTGCTGGCTTCGTAAAACGGAAAAACATAGTCCTTATATTTATAGTAGGCACTACGGCTTAGTTCCATTTTTTCTACTGCTTCATTAATTGTTCTGGCTTCACCACGTTTTAGTAATTCTTTTACTTTAATTGTTTTTTTAATAGCTTCGGGTAAAATCTCTTCCCGAACCAGATAAAAAACTGCTTTTTGGCCTGTAACCATGCTTCCCCTCCTCGGTACTGCAGTTGTGGATGGATATCTGTATATGGTAGACATTATAACATCAACCAAACAAGGATTACAAGCAAAAAATGCAAAAAAATTAGTCAGTCCTTTACAGACTGACCATAAATTCACTACAAAATGCATTGTTTCTTAGAAAATGATACATATTAGTCCGCCACTGCCTTCGTTAACGATTTTCTGGAGCGTATCTTTGAGTTTGGTTTGTGCATTCTCAGGCATACTTGTTAGTTTATTCTGAATACCTTCACGTACAAGTTCATTTAAAGATTTACCAAACAGATTCGTTCGCCAGATTTTTTCCGGTTCGCCTTCAAATTCACGCATCAGATATTGAATTAACTCTTCGCTTTGTTTTTCCGTACCGATAATCGGTGAAATCTCGGCTTGAACATCAGTTCTGATGATATGCAGCGATGGTGCCGAGGCTTTAAGTTTTACGCCAAAACGATTGCCGGTCCGGATGATCTCCGGTTCTTCCAGGATCATTTCATCCAGTTGGGGCGACACAATCCCATAACCGGTTTGTTCAACATCTTCCAGGGCCGCTGAAATTTTATCATATTGCCGTTTGGCCACCGATAAATCCTTCATCAGGCGCAGGAGGTGATGTTCGCCGGCAATGGTAAAACCTGTCAGCTCTTCCAGGACACTATAGAAGAGGTCACCCCGGGCCGTCATTTCAATAACGGCAATACCGCTGCCCAGGTCCATGTCATGCAGGATAACGTCAGCAACAAAGTCATAGCCTGACAAATCATCAATCGCCCGGTCGATATCCCGCAGCCGGCGGATATATTGAACAACCTCATTGACGGCGCCTTCAAATTTCTGTCGCAGCCAGTGAGTTTCGTCCAGTTCCTCTACCCACTTCGGCAGGGTGATATTGACTTCTTTAACAGGGAATTCATAGAGTACTTCCTGTAAAATACCATAGATATCGTCATGGGAAAGCTGGGCGCAGTCCACCGGAATTACCGGCACATCATATTCGCCTTCCAGCCTCGCCACAAGTTCCCGCGTATCCTTGGAATTGGGTTTGCTGGTATTCAGGATTACCAGGAACGGTTTCTCCAACTCTTTCAGCTCGCGGATAACCCTTTCTTCGGCCGGGAGATATTTGTCCCGGGGCAGGTCGGTTACTGTGCCGTCGGTTGTGATTACCAGGCCAATTGTCGAATGTTCGGCAATGACTTTGCGCGTGCCGACTTCGGCCGCTTCCTGAAAGGGAATTTCATTTTCGAACCAGGGTGTGAGCACCATGCGGGGACCTGATTCTTCTTCATAGCCTAGTGCGCCCTCAACCGTATACCCCACGCAGTCCACGACCCGCACCCGGACATTAACATTGTCTTTCACATTGATCTCAACAGCTTCATTGGGGATGAACTTAGGTTCGGTTGTCATAATGGTCTTGCCGCCGGCACTCTGCGGCAGTTCATCTTTGGCGCGTTCTTTGTCATAGGGGTCGGTTATGTTCGGTAATACCATGGTTTCCATAAAACGCTTGATAAATGTCGATTTACCAGTACGGACTGGGCCGACTACACCAATATAGATATCTCCACCAGTACGTTCGGCGATATCTCTAAACAGGTCGAATTTTTCCATCTGGCGTCTCCCTCCTGATTACGGTAGTTGTCATTATAAATATATGACAGGCCACTCCAAATATTACAAAATAAAAAAAAGTATGGTAACTTAAAGTAACTCATACATTACTTTATTAGCCACCATACTTTTTTATGCCAAGTTTATTTTAGTTGATGAATCAGGGCTTCCGCCTCTCCCGGCGGGTTTTAATCCAGCTGACGCAGACTCTGCGGCTGAATCCTGCTGTTTTAGCTATGCTGAAAACAAGGTTACTTAGTTCCAGTGCAAATGATTCAGTGCAACCTCCTCGACTTCATGCGTCCGGCTGCGGGTCATAAGTTCAAGCACCGCCTCTTTGGGCGATTTGTTTTGATATAAAACCTGGTGAATCTGTTCTGTTATCGGCATAGCCACTCCATAATGGGCGGCTAACTGGTAAGCAGCCTTAGCTGCCCGGATACCTTCCACCACCATTGAGGTTTCTGCCTGGAGCTGGTCTGCGGTTTTACCGGCCGCTAACATAATACCGGCCCGCCGGTTGCGGCTGTGGACACTGGTGCAAGTGGCAATCAGGTCACCGATCCCGGCTAAACCGGCAAAGGTCAGCGGGTTGGCCCCCATCGCCATCCCCAGTCTGGTGATTTCAGCCAGGCCGCGGGTCATAAGGGCCGATTTGGCATTATCGCCAAACCCTAAACCGTCGGCAATGCCGGCACCAAGGGCAATAATGTTTTTCAGGGCACCGGCTAATTCCACGCCGATACTGTCAGGATTGGTATAAACACGGAAGTAGGGCAGCATAAATGTATCTTGTGCGAACTCGGCCACGGTCCGTGACGGAGCAGCGATGACCGTGGCCGTAGGCTGACCCAAGCCCACTTCCTCCGCATGATTCGGACCTGACAGCACTGCCAGCCGGCCGGCCATTGACGGCAGTTCCTCGGCAATAACCTCGGTCATGCGTTTAACAGTGGTTAATTCCAGCCCCTTGGCCGCACTGATGATAATACTTTCAGTCCCTACACAGGGAGCTATCGTGGCTGCCGTTGCGCGAATGGCATGAGACGGGGTGGCTAGTACGATTAACCTTGCACCACCTGCAGCCAGGCTTACATTCCCTGTTACGGCAACCGACTGCGGTAATTTGCAGCCAGGCAGGTATTGTGTATTTTCACGGGTTGCCTCAATGTGGGCAGCCCGCTCAGGTGACCGCACCCAAAGACATACCGACTGGTGTTTCTGCCCCAAAACGGCGGCGAGGGCTGTGCCCCAGCTGCCAGCGCCAATGACGGCTATTTTCATAGTAACTGTCACTTCTCTTTCTTGGGACCAGGCTCGGATTGGCCGCCGGCTTTAATTTTTGATTCTGTTCCCTGTAAAAGACGTTCAATGTTAGGGCGGTGCCTCACAATGACAAACAAGGCAGCTAAGAGACCGAAATAAAAAAACTCATGTCTGATGTGGAGCAGCCACATTGTGATTGGTACTAATAGGGCAGCGATAATCGACGCCAGGGAAACATACCTGGTAAAATAAACAATAAGTGCCCAGACCACAAAAACTATGAACGTCACTTTAGGCGCAATCATGGCGATAACACCGAGCCCTGTGGCCACACCGCGCCCGCCTTTAAACATAAGAAATACCGACCAGTTATGACCGGCGATAGCACCAATACCGCCGCTTAGTTCGGCCAGCGCCGTCCCGCCGATATAGTGGCCTAACAGTACCCCGGCCACGCCCTTAAGGGCGTCTGTGACAAACACCCAAAAGGCCGGTGCCGGCCCCAGCGTCCTGTAAGCATTGGTTGCCCCAATGTTTTTACTGCCGAACTGCCTTAAATCAATCTTGTAAAATTTCCGGCCAATTATCAATCCATTAGGGATTGAACCGATCAGGTAGCTGGTGATTAATACCAGCGCATACTCCATTCTCCCACTCCCTCAGTTTAGTTATTCATCTTTTTCCTTACGTCCGCGAACAACCAGTTTGAGTGGAGTTCCTTCGAAACCAAATGATTCTCTTAATCTGTTTTCTAAAAAACGCAGGTAGGAAAAATGCATGATCTCCGGATCATTGACAAAGAAAATAAAGGTAGGCGGCTTAACATCAGGCTGGGTGGTAAAATAAATTTTGAGACGCCGGCCCCGTTCAGAAGGCGGGGGATTAATTGCGGTTGCGTCTTCAATAACCTGATTAAGTACACTTGTCGCCACTCGCATCGCGTGCTGGTCGGCCACATACTTAACAAGCTCGGTTACCCGGTTAATGCGCTGTTTAGTAAGGGCTGAGGCAAATAATACCGGCGAGTATTGCATAAAGCCTAATTCTTCACGTATGTTTTCGGTAAATCTAAGCGAGGTTTTACCATCCTTGTCAATAAGATCCCACTTATTAACCAAAATGATGCTGGCTTTGCCGGCCTCATGGGCATAACCGGCAATTTTTTTATCCTGTTCGGTAACCCCCTCTTCAGCGTTGATAACCATGAGAACAACATCACAGCGGTCAACAGCCCGGAGTGAGCGGATAACGCTATACCGTTCCACCGGCATATCCACCTTGGCCTTGCGGCGCATTCCCGCCGTGTCAATCATGACATAGGTTTGACCGTCTTTAGTAAAATGTGTGTCGATAGCATCCCGGGTAGTACCGGGAATGTCACTGACAATGACCCGCTCCTCGCCAATAATGGAATTGACCAGCGATGATTTGCCAACATTCGGCCGGCCGAT contains:
- the der gene encoding ribosome biogenesis GTPase Der, with the translated sequence MSKPIVAIVGRPNVGKSTIFNYIGRNRLSIVEDIPGVTRDRIYMDAEWLGRNFTMIDTGGIEFESNDKILTAMRNQAKLAIDEADMIMFIVDGKTGLTSADNEVAVILRNTRKPVLLVVNKIDNMKNEADIYEFYNLGLGDPIAISATNALNIGDMLDRVIEHLPAEHSEPAENDQIKVAVIGRPNVGKSSLVNSIIGEERVIVSDIPGTTRDAIDTHFTKDGQTYVMIDTAGMRRKAKVDMPVERYSVIRSLRAVDRCDVVLMVINAEEGVTEQDKKIAGYAHEAGKASIILVNKWDLIDKDGKTSLRFTENIREELGFMQYSPVLFASALTKQRINRVTELVKYVADQHAMRVATSVLNQVIEDATAINPPPSERGRRLKIYFTTQPDVKPPTFIFFVNDPEIMHFSYLRFLENRLRESFGFEGTPLKLVVRGRKEKDE